In Glycine soja cultivar W05 chromosome 10, ASM419377v2, whole genome shotgun sequence, the genomic stretch taaaaatcgtGAAGGCctttattcttcttttgaaaGAGCAGGTGTCATCAGATTAAGAGTATTCAGATTAAAATAACCTAATTTAATGTATAAtgtaaatgtgattttttttttttgctgaaatgttatttaaaaaagttgTAAGTGCAACAATTCTTGTAAAGATTAGatctaattattttaactagaagtatatatgaaaaatcattaataagatttgaaatttgtaacatattaataattttggaataaaaagaagactaaaactttaattttagagCCATAATAGTATTAACTTATCTATGCTGGGAACTGGGAAGTTTTCCAATATGTTTTACTTTGACTGTTGTTCACTGCGAGCTGATGCTGAGAAAAAAGCGAAATGCATTTCCTTTTGCCTTACCGTGCCTGGGACACCAAATTTctctcattcaaatctaaaacaGATAAAAGCTTACATGGATgtagaaaattaaaagataaaaaagattttttttttaaaatttctctttggaaaaatgaaaagaaataagaaagaaaactaacttcgtcaaacaaaattttaaattttactttctATATGTATTCTccaatttcagttttttttttcttcttctcatccACTACAAAGCGAGTTTCAAATCCATAAAGTGCAAGCCAACTACGCATATATTAAATTCAGCTACtcaaaaaaactttatttcacTTGAACTAAAATTCTTGCCCACATGTTGTGAATTATTCTTTGCAAGAGATTCTTTAGTTTACCCACTTTTGACCAATCTAATTAGAGacacttttcaaaatttagtgcATATTTCTCACGGAAAGAAGACTCATTGAAGGAGAGATATGTCAATTTGACTCAACTAAAAAGAttatatgcatatataataaattatagacatgttaaaatttatttcattaatttttaataaataattataattctatttttattcttcatAAAGTATGTTGGAGGAGTAAAATCCAGGATATATGGCGTCATTTCATTTTAGTAAGTCTCATGTAGCTAAATCTCTATCCAACGCTTTATTACTAGGTCGTGCTAGTTATAAGAAGGTGAAGTCGTGaagatatctttttatttttaaaaagccaAATAAGTTTTATTAAACAACACAAGAAGTATGAGATGTAGCACAAGATATGATCCCATGAATTACAAGGAAATGTACAAGTCGTGAATATATCTTATGATCAATGTCAGTGATGATAATAGAATTTATAATTCTAACATCTCCTTTCAAATTTACTATGCATCTTAACAGTATAGGTCCAACAATAAGCGAaacttaaaataagttttaaaaaaaattaattatgttggatcttttttgctaaaatatgtgacttatatgaggcttttttttttaactttataaatactaataataaaaaaatttgtgctGATGAGCCTAAAACTAAACcataatttgaattgttttacCTTGAGCCCAACTTTAATCCTAACTAAGTTTTTGTATAATTATTAGCTTCTATGCGTAGTGTTCTACCGCATTCCAAATACTACTAAGATATACAATAAGTGGTTTACAAttggaaatttatattttcgttTGTTATTGAAATTTAGGTCATCACCtagttgaaattcaaaataaacgaGAATTTTATCAGGACGAAAATTCCTTTGATAACCGTGATAACTACCACAAGCttacttttttaaattgataatttgatTATTGAATCTCTGTTGCATTTTGATCTTTGTTATGATTGAAATCTCCCATTTAATTGTAATTCAGAAACTCAATTTCTCTTGAAAGAATAACCCAAGTTGGGTCTTATACTACATGTAactaaatagttttattttgacTCAAACTCGACATTCCCATGAAGGACTTCCTGCTTACAGAACCTATAATCGAAGCTCCAACTAATAGCTGTTACAATGAGTTGACCGTTGTGCATTAGCAACAATATAAATACTCGTAATAATCATCATAAAAGTCCCCATTACAGAAACCAATATGGCAAGAACAAACTCATTATGTGCAAAGTCGCACTAGCATACTTTTAAAGTAGTATTTTAGCAGCGCAATGTTAATGTTGATAAGAGAAACCCTCAAGTCCACAAAAAAACAAGTATTTATAACTATATCAGCTAGTTTCAGTCCCCAAATTTGTGCTTTGTAAACCTATAAAATTCATGACAAGCATAATATACAGATGCCCCTAACGTGATACATGCTATAAAAAGCATACGGTATTGTTTTCCCCTTAAAAAAGACAACTTTTCTTTGATAAAATGAAATCCAATTACAATAATCACAATAAAAATCTTGCGAAATCGAAACTAATTTCACACACGCTCCTTAAatatcaggaaaaaaaaagacatccAGAGGGTGGTTGTGTTGCTGAAACGCCAGAATTGTGTCTATCACCTACCATTCAGCCTGTGCAGCCAAGAGGAGGATCCGAAGAGCAGttttttctcttcaagagagatcACGAGTTCCACTATTTGAGGCTGATTAATAAGACAACTGTGGACTGATCCTGCTGATCTATATAGTGTATCCAGTATCCACAACACGAGTATGTGTCGTACAAGCATGGCACGAGTCAAGCATTTATTTCTGAATTGCATTGGTGCTCCCTGCTGCAACTTCTTCTACCCCAAAACATGCTAGAGCAGGTTGTTTTATCCAGTCTTGGCCCTTCGATTTTATCCTGATCCACTGTTGATGCTTGAGAGTGATGAGGTGATCCATCTTGTGTTTCTACTTCTCCAGGTTCAAATGATGGACATGGACCATCATTGCAGGTACATAAGGGAATTGCCATAGATGGAAATGGACTGCAAGTGACGGGGCAGCGTATCTCCGAAGGAACAGAAGCTACACGATTTCTTCCAATCTCTGGTGTATGAGAAAGGGATGGCTGGTCTAGGTCACGTGGATGTAATATGCATGGGGTACACAGGCCAAGAGACACgtgtaatttattttcttttgcttgggAACCTGGCAACTTAACAAAAGAGACAACTCCATGTCTACATAGGGGGCAAGGGATAGAGCCAGGAGGGCCAAGCATTTCAGAAGAAACATTGTTTGTTGAGCAAAGATAGAGTGCACATCTTACACAAAGCTCATGCCCACATCCTGCATGCATAATCCAACTATAATATCACTTAGGTTGTTATGGAATGCTGAATACATTTTCCAAATTCTAACACCAGAATCTTAAAAATTTGTCAAGGAAAAGGGTGAAAATATGGTGACAGAGAATGACACACCCCGGAGGGGTGCACACACATAAAGGTATGTTAGATTATTGTACTATAAACAGAATGATATTTCTGACTGTAGTTTTTGGGTTCTGGAAAGTAGTCATTACTCCTTACATAATCACTGGTTTAGGAACCTAGGATCTGGGTCTGCTTTTAACTGATGCAGTTCATTAGATATTTACATGCAGAAGGCAGGCAAAAAAAGAGATACTCAAAAGATAAAGAATGCAGTACCTTCTGCAGCCACTGAACACGGCCTCTCCAGGCATACAGCACAAAAGTCAATCTCATCAGAGGATGTTGGAGATGATTGCAATCCATACTCTCTGCAGTCATTTCAAATCAATCTTAGCACCATTGTTCAGCATAGGAATGTGTGTTCCCCTATTCTTAATATTTAACTACAAAATATCTTTGAGCAAACACCAATCAACACAGATGGTGCATCAAATGCCAACTATAACAGTCTATACAGTTCCAATGTAATGTTCAACTTCTCAGCATTACACTCATTTGAAATGGCTTACGATTCACAATTCAACTGAatgaactattttatttttcttagctTATTTAACTCAACTCCTTCATCAAAATATAGCCCCTCCAAACATTCTTTTATTTCCAAATACTTGCATCAACTATAAACTTTCATTTCCATAGAATTCCCAAAGGCAACTACAGACAAATTCTGTTCTGCCGAGTTTTTCTTCCTCgcaatttttaaaatctaaattccTTCCCAGCAACACCAATATCACTTGTCTTCACTTGAAacatttttaatgataaaaatctaGAATCTAAAGTTTCTGCAGTATTTACAGAGTGGAACATTGACATTAGATAGAAACCAATCAAAGAGCAAATATAGATGTGTATTCATCATTTGGAATAACCAGGGAAATTCAGAAAGCATGGCATCccaatttttttatctacaaaATGAACCAAAGTCTAACAATGGTTGTGTTATAAGTTGTAacatataattcattttttcattgTGAGGAGTAAGTTAAGGTTCCATACTGATGGGCCACAAGTTCAGGCATGCTTATTTTTTCTCCTCCTTTTCTTATCTAAATGAGGGGTGATGGGAGTAATACacgcttactttcatagcttaccTAAATTACTTACTTTTAATTCAATGGGCTAAATAAGGtcccaaataatctgccaaaaaTAGATACAGAATCTTTTCCTAGTTGTCTGTTATTTTCATTATCTAAATAGATTGCCACATGAAAAACAGTTGGGTTGACTTGGAGAAACAGAAATAGTGGATTGCAAAATACCTAGCTATGTTGAGCACACTCATAAGGGGCAAGGACAAGTAATTTGAATGAGAGAATGTAGGTATTGAGGCATCAGAACTGGGTGCCAGCAATTGTTCAAGCCAATGACGCCCCCACATCCTAGCAATATCAAGAGGAAGCCACCTAGggggaataaaaatcaaatttgcattAATGTTACTTGTTACCAAGCGAGTGAAAGTTTTCACTAAAATTCCTATTTACAATGTCTTACCCATTGCAATTTAAAGCCAGACGACTTGCACCTCGTGCAACAAGGATCTGAAAAAGAATAACATTATTTCCAGTTTCAAAAGGAAAGGACCATAAGGTATATCACAATCAAAACTAAAGCAATTCTTGCCTGACAACATTTTAAATTGCCTCCACAAGCACCATAATGCAATGGAGTACTTCCAGCCCCTACATCAAATCACAATAGTTATGTTGAAGGGGGAAAACAACCTAGAGATATTTAGCATGTTAAACAGAAGATATACCTATTAAATCCATTGATGTTCCATAATGATAAGTCACAGCATTCACATTTGCATTAAGATCAAGCAGCAGTTGTACACAATCAAAGTACCCATTTAGTGCAGCCATATGAAGGGCAGTGATACCTCCATCAGCGGTTTTATTTATAAACTTGGACAGGGCACTGCACTggaataaagtaaataaattgcAAGAATATAACATACCTAAAATGAGGCATAGATTttgcaaataaaaattttgttcaAGACTTACTTATTCATGTAGGAGGTAACTAAGCATGTACTTGCATATGCAAgacatttaagaaaaaattaaagtgagTAATATATGAAAAACTCTGTAGGTCACAAAATAtacaatgaaaattaaaataaaaagcatactATGTATTGTCAAAGCATACCAGTCATTGAACCCTATTAGCCAAATGTAAattataacatacaaaattCACCACAATGGCCTCTTGTATTgggaaataaataatgaaaaggaAACGGGTACCTTTGCTCATGTTTCCCTTTCGCATTTGATCCACCACCCCTGTCAACATCTGTGCCAGCATGTATAGCTTGATAAAGTGCACTTGGTACAAAGTCAGCCACAACAAGTCTAATACATCTTACATGCCCATGCACAGCTGCAAAGTGAAGAGCTGTCCTCCCACTAAGATAATCAGCTCTCATAACCTGTAATTTAATAGACTAAAAGTCTAGTGATTTTCAAAACCAACTTTTACCatgtaaaaagaagaaaatacacACAAACAAAGCAATCAAGTTGCATTTAGCAGGTAGTTTCTCAAATCAACCCCATGACCTGTTATCTCCCTGCTATAGAAAATGCAGCACAACTTATAAAAAGTTCAGATAGAATGAGGGGGGGGaggaaaatataatataacaggACTCACATTGCATCTGAAGAGTAGAAGTGTTTGTACAATCTCCCAATGCCCATATCTACAAGCTTGCATCAACGCCGTCTTCAAATCAAGGGTCAATGCAAACCATATTATCAAATTAGTATAGCTAATAAAGCTTCATTTTATCATGCTTCTATTGAATTTACATCAGATCCATTGATCTGATTGCTTATTACAAAATGCACACTTTATATATGCTTCCATAGAGACAGCAACTTGCCTCACGGAACAGAATCCTCCTACCCAAAATGGAAAAATGTATATTCCAATTTCCAAACACAAAACGGAGTCCTCCAATAATCAAAATTCAGCACTAAATATGAACTCAGCCATCTAAAATCACATGATGcagtttttttgtttattttcaaatcaaaaccaatattcataaaatttaaatctaaaagaaaaggaagaaagtcTCACCTGGCCACAATAATTTCTGGAATTCACATCAGCTCCATTCTCCAGTAACAATGCCACAATCTAACAGAAAACCCAACAGAAATAAATGAATAAGTAAAAAGGGTTGCATTAGATTATATTGGATTAgatataaaaagtgaaataaaggGACCTCGTTGTGGCCTTTGGCAGCTGCAAAATGGAGAGGGGAATTGAGGCCACCGAAAGTAGAATACTTGGCGAGACACGGGTTGCAGTTCAGAAGCATCTGCGCTTCCACCAAGTCGCCGTCCCTCGCCGCCGACACAAGCCTCTCGCCGGAGGCCGAACATCCGAACGAATTCCCCATCTCTCAACACTCCACACGGAACGATGCTGACGTGTAAGGTTCAAGCAACCTGTGTTCTGTGCTTCTTGTTCTTACCTTTTGTTTTGTCTCAAACAACccaaatgtgaaaagaaaaagaaaaaaaaaccttatataCCTTCAATACGCCTTACCACTCAACTTTACCTTCCTTCCTCTTTTACGTTGTTGgatcatttttcctttttctgttgAACGgatcaatataaataaataattcccggattatgaaatttaaaattagttttgaaatGTAAACATAGGAAAATTGACGGAGATGCAAGTTTATTACCAAATATGAGCAACTAAAATATGGTTAATCCTCGTAATTCAATAGTAATAGGATAGAGTAACGTAAGTAAATGCTACGTTGACCGATAAGTAGTTGTTCATGTGAGGATTATGAAActcaattttcttaaataataatataagattcaacattttaaaaaaatgtgattaaataaacaaatttaattaaatttgattggttagattttttaataaaaattaatcattaaaaaaaatactgtgtatcaataatatgataaccaataaatattaatgtcatattattttaaaaaaatataataacggGATAATTCCCCATTCATCAAACCTGTCTGTTGAAAATGGTAACATTCGTGAGACACACGGCCAATTGACTctcaaaagaataataaaaaatcaaatgaaagtaTTATAAAggtcttttattattttttattggaaaacattttaaaatgcaaattTGTCATTGACTATAGAGAGTGAGAGTCTGGGGTCTTATAGTAGATAGCCCATGAAgctcataaatattaaatatcaccCTTTTTCCgtgctcaatcattttttttttctttctactttCATTTTCAAAGGTATATTATTTCTTAGCTTAAAGTCAtgttaattaaagataaaaggaTTTATGTTGTTCGATCAAGTTGTGAAATTAGCACATTATGGCTTCTTCACTCGcaagtttaattattattaatttattattatgttgttGGACTAAGAAACACTGATGGCAAGCAATTTGAAAGTTGTGTCATTTGTGTGCTTccaaagtctttttttttttttttgtttaattaaaaggACTTCCAAAGTTCTTCAGtggatattataattattatttgtgaATTTTTAAGTCTGATTCTTCTACCTCATTTTCTATCCCCCAATAACAAATTATCACATCATTTAATGAATTTGCTTCACTGTTTTCTAACTTTAACGGAAGATTAATAGTTTCATTCTAGTTTATTTCTTTGTTCTCCATTCTCTCTTTTCAATCCACATTTATTTGTGTATACTGATTCTCCCTGGCAGTCTTTATCAATATTCAATATGTCCTCCTTCTTTATGTCCTCTTTCTCACAACCCACACCCATTTTCGCCTTGGTGTTAATAATTGTTACTCTGCTAAAATTACTACATTTTGTTTTACCAAGTTACATTTTAAACTTTGTTGATTTTGCTCTACCACTTGATAATGAAAATTTAGCCTTATGCAATTGAAAAACAGGCATTCCAAACTAAGAATTTTGAAAAGTGTCAAATCAAGACCCAACCTCTATGTAGAAGACATTCAAGATCAGTGAGAAGAAAGTTGGGTACATTCAAGGAGAGGTTGTAGCCACGCGTCAAAAGAGACAATGTttttctgatattttttttttaaaaggcaaTCATATTTCTCATTCAGTTCCAAACTAAATTACTTTAGAATTAAAAGAGTgtaacttaattaaataaataaaatacatgagttattatagatttattaataatatttttttattcttacggattaaataaaaactaagcTAATGTAGTTAAAGTATGTTTTTCCTTTCTTTGAAATTTCCCATTGAATAGTTGATGCCTATAAAATCATCTCATGTACCTTTAATGATGATCACGGTTATTGATGGAGGTTGAGGGAGAATCAATATAGGTATAAACAAAGGTAGGTTAGAAAGGAgaattagaaattaattaagatacagattaaaagattaattttatttatggtgCATAGTAGACATAGTGTAAAtgaattttagataaaaaaaaaattaaatataaatttttttattaaataaattattttcttacatGTAAAAGTAATAAGACCTTCCATTATTAGGTGAATCCTATGAGTTAGAGGATTATTAGTTAAGCTATTCATGTGCTTgctaataaataagtaaagcTTACAGTGTCGATGCCCTATTCAACCTACCTGATGAATATTTATATTCAattgttaatatataaatattaggtGCGTCTCTtcctattttattctttaaagaaTTCCTCGAGCATTAGGCAAAGTGAGCAAAGCAAAAGGCGCATGCTTTACCAAAACGAAGTTGATATCTCTTGCATGTATTTTATTAATCTTTGATTCTCTAATTGCATTTCATGATATGTAACCAGCTAAAACTCTTGAAATAATTATAGACAATATTTGATTTGTCCATGTGCATGTAACTATCTATTTATAAGGATTTTGGACCAATGCCCCATCTcctaataaaaatgttatagTTTTGTTTTGCACGTAGAAATATATCTTGTATATTTAATTCAACTGTTAAATTTGAATTCATCATAAAATATATAGTATTAAAgaactatttataattttttgcctTTAACCAATACTGTAAAGATATTTGTGGAGAAGATTCTCCTGGTTAAAATACAAATTGGAAACGCAGAGCAGAGGGCTTTGGTGGTTGCAATGTGAcatcccaaaagaaaaaaatgcaacGGTGGAGTCAAAGCGCTTGCGGGCATTGTGTCGGTGTATCTGCTACTCCGCGGACCACAAAAGAGACATGGTCTTTTGGTCCCACCAAAAGCAATTGCTATCGTACACGTGGCACGATTAAACCCGATGATGCGTGGGACCAAGTTGACAAGTGTTGATTTCTGAGAACACTCACTCACTCACGTGAATAAAGGGTTCAGATTTCCACTCTCACTCATTGCCTCCTTTTCTACGCTAACACTTTGGTGGGAGAGACACCCAAcacaaaaattctttttatctgctttcattttttgtatttgaatGCACATATTAAAGAGTTTTAACAGTGATAGAGTCACATAGGAAAAtgcttttatattatcatttaattataattaacggttaatatgattttaaactaattattataaaaattaataatttattatatatgatgaattgtaattaaatgattatgtaaaaaaaattaaattattaatatataactcCTTTTTTTCTACATTAAATTCTTTTGTTtatgtgaaataaaataatattttcgtttagttagttataatttttctcattttttttggtatCGGGAGATTTTTTCAGCAATCCAGGATAATATTTATCGTTTAGTTAGTTGTaaacagaaaaataacaaaagaaattaattttttattatgtaaatatttaatatatctttGTAAGATCACGccattatttaagaaaataaataatatttttttatttataaaaataaaaaataaatatcaaagattttataataactgacgcatattattattattattattattattattattattattattattattattattattattattattattattattattctgaaaaaattaatcattctaCTTTTGAAACAGAAAACCTAATGTGCAATGCAACGACCAAAGCATTGCACActgattttttaatttccttactttcaatttgatgaaattaatCATCAACTTTTGAAAACATGTGATTATCATCAATCATCCTGATgacataaaaatcatattttcaaattttggaggatgattttattaatttaaaaatataggaacttgattgaaattattataactgattttttcaataaatattttttaattcttaattcaaTTTATAACTCATTAAATATGAAAGAAGATTAATATACACTAATAATGATTTACGTAAGTAATAAGGATTTGTGTTTAATTTCTTGATCAATTGTCtaagatttgaattttgattcatATCtagatatgaaataaattatgttgaaagaaaaatatgataattagaaaaaaaagactaatatataatcatttaattgcaaatataatcatttatggcctttgaaaattgaataatgaattttaaaaaaagacaattaaaaaaagaaaatcaatgatACTCATactttttgaaaatagaaaatgatcaATGATATCTGCAATTaggactataaaaaaaaaaaaaactggaatGGTTAtatgaaaactgaaaaaaatgtcattaattatctccacaataaatattataaaataaataaagtgtaTTGTTAAGAAAAGAGATAAATAACACGTAAAAGGTTACTATTTTCACATTCAAATccctttaataaaaataatacccctaatatatattaactttttctcagaatagttttaacttttaaccataataaagtgactagttttagttttaatcctcgtaaaatttttaattttgattttagtacttgactagtattttagtttatacaatatataaaatattttttatataattaaaatatataataaataataattttaaatatatattactagtaaatgataaaaaaaagttatgataaaaaaaacatattattatattaatatttaggaTAAACCATCTAAATAAAAACGCGATGGAGATGGCTCCTTTTTACATGAGGCGAGTCAAATTATTCATTAATCATGATTGAATACTAATCATCGTGTAATGTAAACAGTGATGGCCAATCACCGATGAACCAGCATATCTTGCCAGTTGCCATTGATGCTGAGATAATGGATATAATATAGTTAAATTGTTTGGTCAATTCGGGAATTTTATACCATTCCTTCTTCAGCATCGTATATATCCATATTTGCATATGCTAAAGAATGAATGGTATAATGGTTTTAATGGAATGATGGCATGTGTAAGGATGAAGTTGCATATGAAGAAATGATGGTAATGGATTTATGGAATGAGATAGAACGAGCTAGGTTGCCCATGAACAAAAACTGGAATCGAAGGATTTGTCCTTACTTTTTAAGGAAAAATGTGtgaaattatacttttaaaagtttaaaaaagaatatCATTTGTATTAGtatgcatatattttatttgtattcaaTTTTTCGACAAGAAGACCTTGATTTCTCCCAAGCCCCACCATCACTAATCACTGCcatatttgtattaaatttaaggtatctttaatttcttttaaaactcaCTAGAATTATTTTTGAGAGAATTGAAATATtcctaaattaatattaatcataaattaatattttttttattaaaagtgtaataattattttctaacatCAAAACAAATAGTATAAGTTAAGTCACCATATCAGAATAAAGGGATCCATAACATTATTGATAATACTTactgattattatttttaaatttaaatatcataatACTTACTGATTAAATTATCtctgtaatttaaattaatagagtagctttctttttttgtgaacAATTAATAGATTTTCTACTTTTTCTAAgcaaattttatctaaaaaaattagatttcattttttttgtccattatattagttattttatatagcaaattttctcttctctttttatctctttctttattGTGAAACATGTGTAAAATTTTatgtacaaaataataataatattctttgtatatattttatacctgcaaaacacaccaaataattgttttttactaTTGATATATTTCCATGCCTAGTAATGGTTTTAAACAAGGTTTATTACAAAAttagtataatttatatttaattaagttaattaaatcaaaatagggtaaaatatatttgtaaccttcaaaatattttaaaatattgattttaggtTTTATACGTTTTCAATCCTTACCGCATTTTAACAGaatcacatattttaatttcagtcattaattgaaattatatcctcccttaaaaaaaattgaaattatatcttttttttagtaatatagGGACTtgaaaattaaatgtatttttttataaaaactaaaatcaatttaatttgattttttttaatgacaaaACATCCACTCCCAAAACAAAACCCTACCTATTGCGCTCCTGCTTCCGCGCTTACCAGATACACGTACATGGCTTCCTCCAACGCCCAATAAAGGGCTATGCATGCAATTACATGTTTGCAATATTTTGCTTCTCAGTGATTAAATAAGTAATAGGAAACAAGGTTTGAATCAAGATACAGGCACACTCTCAAAGCACCCCTTcaaaattgcattttattatttattttatgtttcattCCGTAACGTGATGCTTTACTTCTGCCTGAGTTTTGAGTTCAGACCAAACATTCCTATTTCAAAccaatactaaaatattttaaatcttcATAAAATGTGTAATATAACTGTAAATACAACACGAACTTAACTACTCAACTAtggatttgaattttgaagtgtCCATTCTTGATTCTTCATATGAGATTATAAGCTATGGATGAAGGcggaaactaataaaaaaaattgagacgtGGAAGAAAACACTATATAgttgaaaaatatatcaaaataactAATCAGTCTGCTCTATTTATTTTCAGTATATTATTTCTTCCTACCATGAACGTCTCAAATTGATAGCACTATCACGTTTGATTGTCCctttctataatatttttttcctatgaaAGAACTTACAATTTTTTCAAAGGCCAAAAGTTAGTGATGATAAGCACAAGATAGATCTCGTGACTCGTGAGTCATGCTTAATCATAATATGGTCTAAATATTTTGATCATGCCAGCGAAACATTGACTTTGAAATAGTGTTTTGCCTaatcatttaaattaatatataatcaattaattactAGAGAAATTGAAGATACCAATTGCTCATTCTGGTCTTCTCGTTTGGTTTGATGCCCTCGCTAAT encodes the following:
- the LOC114372113 gene encoding E3 ubiquitin-protein ligase XBAT33-like isoform X2, with amino-acid sequence MGNSFGCSASGERLVSAARDGDLVEAQMLLNCNPCLAKYSTFGGLNSPLHFAAAKGHNEIVALLLENGADVNSRNYCGQTALMQACRYGHWEIVQTLLLFRCNVMRADYLSGRTALHFAAVHGHVRCIRLVVADFVPSALYQAIHAGTDVDRGGGSNAKGKHEQSALSKFINKTADGGITALHMAALNGYFDCVQLLLDLNANVNAVTYHYGTSMDLIGAGSTPLHYGACGGNLKCCQILVARGASRLALNCNGWLPLDIARMWGRHWLEQLLAPSSDASIPTFSHSNYLSLPLMSVLNIAREYGLQSSPTSSDEIDFCAVCLERPCSVAAEGCGHELCVRCALYLCSTNNVSSEMLGPPGSIPCPLCRHGVVSFVKLPGSQAKENKLHVSLGLCTPCILHPRDLDQPSLSHTPEIGRNRVASVPSEIRCPVTCSPFPSMAIPLCTCNDGPCPSFEPGEVETQDGSPHHSQASTVDQDKIEGPRLDKTTCSSMFWGRRSCSREHQCNSEINA
- the LOC114372113 gene encoding E3 ubiquitin-protein ligase XBAT33-like isoform X1, with protein sequence MGNSFGCSASGERLVSAARDGDLVEAQMLLNCNPCLAKYSTFGGLNSPLHFAAAKGHNEIVALLLENGADVNSRNYCGQTALMQACRYGHWEIVQTLLLFRCNSIKLQVMRADYLSGRTALHFAAVHGHVRCIRLVVADFVPSALYQAIHAGTDVDRGGGSNAKGKHEQSALSKFINKTADGGITALHMAALNGYFDCVQLLLDLNANVNAVTYHYGTSMDLIGAGSTPLHYGACGGNLKCCQILVARGASRLALNCNGWLPLDIARMWGRHWLEQLLAPSSDASIPTFSHSNYLSLPLMSVLNIAREYGLQSSPTSSDEIDFCAVCLERPCSVAAEGCGHELCVRCALYLCSTNNVSSEMLGPPGSIPCPLCRHGVVSFVKLPGSQAKENKLHVSLGLCTPCILHPRDLDQPSLSHTPEIGRNRVASVPSEIRCPVTCSPFPSMAIPLCTCNDGPCPSFEPGEVETQDGSPHHSQASTVDQDKIEGPRLDKTTCSSMFWGRRSCSREHQCNSEINA